TACCTCTCTGCTTATTCGATTCAATTGCGCCGCCAGTATATCGTCGTTGCTCATGTCCAAAAGCCAAGGCGCGGTTTCAGTATGCCAGCAGAGCGGATGCCCTTTGACTGTGCATCCGTTAGATATCAGCCACCGGGCTGCTTTTTTTAACTCTTCAGTTGCCGGCTTTCCTTTTACCGGCTCAAACCTACCCCAATAAAATGGCAACGTAACGTAATTGAAAAGCTCGAAGAATTTTTCATATCTTGCTTCAGCTTTTTCTTGTTCTTCTTTGCTTAATTTCCCATTTGCCAACAGAACCGAATCAAATCCGGCACAGCCAAACAAAAATTGATGTTTTATCTGTGATATTTTTACCTCTGCACCGCGCAAAGGCGATCCGTCTTTTTTCTTCAGCCTAAGCTTTTTTGTGGCAATTCTGTGCTCATATTCTTTTTTTATCATTCGGATTTCCCCTTAGCATTAATTAGTGGTTTACTATATTTTAAACCATAAGTCCATAGAGCAAAAGTCCCGGTACAACTTTCGGCCGGGACTTCTACTCATTGGGTAAGTTTTTAGGGAGAATATTCAGCAAAAAGAATTATCACTTTATTTGTTTGAAGCAAGAAATGCATCAACCTGTGATTGCACATCGTCAATAATCTTCTGGAGTCCGGCAGTCTTTAGTTTTTCCCTATATATCTTTTCAACACTCGACAGTTCCTTGGCTCCAGATGCAATTCCTGCCCAATATTGAGAATTTACGTTTTGAACAGCGGCAATCTCGTTCTGTACCTTTGAAGTGTCGTAGTTGAAGCCAATCAGTTTTGAAACCTTGGCCTCCTTATTCCACTTATCCATCTTTTCCCATTTGTCGGGGCTCTCATTGCTCCACAGGTAATCGTTAAGCTGGTTGCCGCCCATAGCCCATGTGTAAATACCGCCGTAGGTATTTGTTTGGGCAGTAACGCCGTCCGGGAGCTTAATTTGATTATCAGAAACTTTTACATAGTTCTTGTTTTCGATACCAAAGGCAAGAAGGTTCTGTACCTTTGCATCCGGGTTAAATAGCTCGTTGATGAACTTCATGGCAGCTTCCGGATGTTTTGATGAGTGCGGAATGGAAAGCATGGAATTCGTAAGCTCTGCGGTTGTGACAGATTGCGGAATATCCGGATAGACAACACACTGATAGAATTCATACCCATAGGTATTGGCTTCTTCTTCAGCCTTGCCGGGCTTTAGCTGTTCCATCCACATAAAGGCCTTTTGCTGACGCTTGTAGTCATCTTTCTGACCCGATTGCGCTGTGCCAACGTCGGAATTATAATAACCTTTTTTATAGAATTCGCGGCTGACAGCTATTAAGTGTCTTACCCATTCGTCGTCGAGAATATTTACGATCTTGGTTGAATCGAAGCGAGGAATACCTACGGTTGAAACCTGGGCAAATTCACTTGAATATTTGTTAAACTCGAATTCTACAACGTTGTTTGAAGTATCTGCGAGGAACGGAACAATACCGGGTTCGTTGTCTTTGATAGTCTGTAAGAACGGTTCCAGATCCTCTGCCTTTTTCACGTTGGAGAAATCCATGTGATACTTATCTGCCAACTTCTTGTTGATTACAACGCCCCACTGGGACGCCATATCCTTGTTTGTCGGAATTGCATAGAGCTTTCCGGAAATTACCGGGCCTTTCAAATATTCAGGGTTAATGTACTTCTTGATATACTGGCCGTATTTTTCAAGAAGGTCATCCAGCGGCTGAAATGCGCCCTGTCCTACGAATGTCGAATAGTTGTTCCAACCGGCTGTAAACATTACATCAACCGGCTCACCACCAGAAAGGGCGAGCTTTGCCTTGTTCTGATAGCTGTCCCAATCATAGTAGACAAGCTTGACTTTGATATTATATCTTTTTTCCAGAATCTTGTTGACCTCATCCTGAACCGCCTGTTTACCGGTCAATTTAGCCGGTGCAAGGAACCATGCAGTGATTTCGGTCGTACCATTTGCGTTTGAGGATTTATTGCCGTTCGACGACGAGCAACCGGTGACAACACTCGCCGCCATGAATGCTGCCAGGCTCACGCCGAGCAAACGCTTAAAAGTTGTCATTTCGTTACTCCTTTCATTATTATGCTTTTATTTATACAAACACAATGACAGACCATTGCGTTTATATACAAATCAATTGAACTCAGCCTTTTACCGCACCGATTGTAAGACCTTTTACAAAATACCTCTGGAAAAACGGATACGCCAGAACAATCGGCCCGATGCTGAGAATGGCCATTGCCATACGCATAGTTTCGGTCGGAACGTTCACCGCGGAACCGACACCAGCGGCATTAACACTGTTAGAAGAAAGTGCCTCAAGTGAATTTAAAGCCTGATACAGTGAATACTGAAGATTAAAAAGCTTTGAATCTTGAATAAAGAGCATGCAGATATACCAGTCATTCCAATAGAAAAGTGCCTGAAACAAAGCAATAGTTGCAATCGCCGGCGTCGAAAGGGGAATGACGATACGGACGAACGTATAGAACTCTCCGGCACCGTCTACCTTGGCCGCATCAAGTATTTCATCTGGAAGCCCCTGCCTGAAAAAGGTCCGGATAATCAAGCAGTTAAAAGCGGATACAAAGCCCGGCATAATCAGGGCAAGCAGCGTATCATTTATGTGAAGGTAGCGCGTGTAGAGAATATACCAAGGCACAAGGCCTCCCTGAAACAGCATTGTAAAGAATATGATAAATGAAAAAACATTTCGATATTTAAAGCTCTTGCGCGAAATGGGGTAAGCATACATCATAGTCATTGCCGTGCTTATTGCTGTGCCGACAACCGTAGTAAATATCGTAACTTTATAAGCGTCAAGCAAACTGGCTGTATCTTTGAAAAGATACTCATAGGTTGCAAAGGATATCTTCTTTGGGAAAAATGTATACCCCTGCTCGATCAATATCCTCTCATCGGATATTGAAATCATAAAAATCAAAACAATCGGCAAAATACACAACAGCGTAACAATGATCAGAACTACATTAAAAACAATATTAATCGGCATTGAAATTGCATTGATTGGTTTTGATTTTTTATAAGTTCTAGCCGCTTCCATCGGTTCTTATCCTCCTTAGAATATCTTGTCTTCAGGACTGAGTTTGCCAATTATCCAGTTGGCGATTAGTACGACTACGAAGCCAACACAGGATTGATATAAGCCTGCTGCGGAGGACTGACCGATTGTACCTGTACCCAGCAGTCCGCGGTATACATATGTATCAATAGTGTTTGTCGTGTTAAAGAGGGAGCCCGAATTCATTGTGACCTGATAAAACAGCCCAAAGTCCGAGCGGAATATGTTTCCGAGATTCATAATAGTTAAGATAACAATTGTTGGTTTCAAAAACGGAAGTGTTATGTAGCAGAACTGTTTCCACTTGCTGCACCCATCGAGCAAAGCAGCCTCATAGTAGGTCTCGTCAATGCCCGTTATTGCAGCGAGATAAATTATGCTTCCGTAGCCTGCTGTTTTCCATAAGTTTACGAAGGTCAGGATAAAGGGCCAATATTTTTCTTCCTGATACCAGTCCGGCGGGGTAATGCCAAGATTGAGTAAATTTCTATTGATAAGCCCATTCTTTGGCTCAAGCAGCGCATAAACAAAATACGCGACCACAACCCAGGATAAAATATAGGGCAAAAGCATAGTCGACTGATAAAACTTCGCGGCAAAGCGGTTTCTTAACTCATTGAGCATAACAGCAAAGGCAATTGAAACAATAAGTCCAAGGAATATAAAAGCCAGATTATATAGAATCGTGTTGCGCGTAATAATCCACGCATCCGACGACATAAATAAAAACTTAAAATTCTCTAAACCAATCCAAGGGCTTTTAAACAGTCCATCGGTGTAATTGTAGTTTTTAAAGGCTACTATGAGGCCTGCCATAGGTAAGTAAAACTGGATTATAACATACACGAGAGGAAGAAGAAGCATAAAGAAAAGTGCTTTATTTGTTTTAAATTCCTTTAGAAAGGTATTCTTATTCTTTCGTTTTGGGCCGGGTTTATATCCCGTGTTCAAGTCGTAAACCTTTATTTCATTTTTGACTGCCACATCTGTGGATCCCATACGGTACAACTCCTTTTATTACTTTGATAAGTGAGTAGTGCAAAAATTGATAAAAATACTGCAGAAATTTACCTGGATATTTTATTAATTTAAAGTAAATATAAGTTAGTTTTCAAACATATTACATAAAGTTCGTATAAAATAGAGCAATATTATTAAGTAAAATTGTGGTATTTTGACAACAATTTTATTATAATTGATTTATCCTGTTATTCAATAAGATTTGCCGTTTATAGCAAGAATTGCTTAATTTTGCGCAAGACTATACTATATAATCCCAAATTAAGAGCATTATTTGTATTATTTCAAATGCATAATTGCTATATAGAAAAACACAAAAAAACGCACCTCAGGATAACCCTGAGGTGCGTTTTATAGCAATTTTTTATACTGGCCCAAACTATGAAATCTAAGTGTGGCCATGCTGCGCTATCAAGCCAGGCGGACACATTTGCCAGACGGTATTTTAACAGTTTCATCTTTCACACCAATCCATACATCCTTTGCAGATGGATTGAACACTACCGTCCGGTCTACACTAAACCGAAGGCCCTTGACCGCATTAATATAGTCGGCAATTTCGATATTTGTTGCATACCAAACATCATCTCTTCCGCCTACCATTTTGCAAAATTCCTCAATTAATCCCCAGTTTTTGTTTTTTTCAAATTCAAAACTGTGTCCCCAAACATACATAAGTCCATAAGACCAATAATGTTTGTCATCAATAAAACGTTTAGCAAGCTCAAGCAAATGTTCATCGTGGTGACAGGTGGCCTGCCAGCGCAAAAAGTCCGGATTTACAAAAAAACCTCTTGTCGTATTTACCGTCCGTGAATATTCAATTCCAAGCGCTGATAATACATTTACAAGTTCGTCGTTATAATTGCCGAACGGATATGAAAAGCCCCGAATCGGATAGCCGACAAGTGATTCCAACGCCCTTCGATCTTCCTGAATTTCCTGAATGACTATGTTCCGTGGAAGGGTTCTCAGATCCAAATGATGTTTACCGTGCGAGGCAACCTCGTGCCCTTTATACAATGCTGCAACTTCTTTAGATTTTATATATCCCTCTGTATCTAAATTACCTGAATTTAGGTGAAAAGTCCCTTTGATACCGTTGCGATTAAATATTTCAACAAGCCTATGATCGTAAATCTCTCCGTCGTCATAGCTCATGGTCAGAGCCTTTTTTCTGCCGTTTGGAAACACATTAAAACTAATTTGAACCAATTCAAGGCCTCCGTATTGCGGTTTTCGCATTTTGATTAGTAATTGCTCAATTACTTTTTTCATTATAGTATCTGTTGTGCTTTTATTACAACCGCAAGCCGTAAAGTTCGCAATTGTTGCAGAATATAACGCAAGATTTCATAAATTTATAAAAATAATCAAAGCATAAGATTTGCAGCCCTTCAAATTCATCGTGATTGCGACAAATATTCAAAAGGTTTATATAGGCAGTTCACTTTAAATTAGTACCACTGACCAGAAGCCGCGTTGACGTGTTTTACGCGCTGTCGCGTTATTCTCAAACACGGTAAACATATTGTATTCTCATTCAAAAGTTCTTTCAAAGTCTTTGTCATTGCCGTTAAAGACATCTAAATCAATAAACTTTTCTTGCCCGCTGTATCCTTTGAGCCTTCCCTTATCGGCATACTGCCAGAATGTCCAATTCTTAAAGTCCGGCTTAGTATAGACATTCCTGACCCAAACCATATAATCGCTGTACTCGTCATCATAGTATAGTATAAAAGATTTCTCCGTAAAATAGAGAACCGGCTTGACTTTATAATAGTTTTCAACTTTATTTAAATAACTGTTGAGAACTTTATGTACTTTCTGCTTTGAAGGGCTGTCCTTTTTATATTTGCCATACAGTTCGATATCAACAGCCGGCGGCAGCCCTGAGATTTCAGGCACGTTTTTAATAAAATTGTCCGCCTGTGTTGCTCCATCTGAATCAAAGCTCAAAAAGTGGTATGCCCCGATTTTCATATTTGTTTTATTTGCATTCTCCCAGTTTGATTTGAATTGCTTGTCTGTATATTTGCTGCCTTCGGTCGCTTTAATATAGGCAAATTTCAAGCCCTGATTTGAGATAGTGTCCCAATCAATTTTTCCCTGATATTCGGAAACATCTATGCCCCGAACGGGATAACCCTTCACATTAAAGCCGTTCAGCAGCAACAGCCCGTTATTGAATATCACATAGATTGCCACAACTAATATGAATATAATGGCAAATATAATAGCCAATCTGCTCTTCTTCAGCTTCAATATAATTACTTCCCCTGTTTTCGCCGGTTGCATGGACTAGGTAATGCGACTACATGAACGAAATAAGATATACTTGCCTACATTAGTTAAATATAGTTATATTATAGTACTAACCCACACACAGTTTCCACTGTGTGTGGGTTAATTTCGCAAAACTAAAATTACATGAGGTCTCGTCTTTAATAAATATGCTTGCTGACTACTTTTCCCGTGTTCACATGCTTAATCGGCCACCTATTTTATGTTATTCACTTCATCGAATGCTTTCAGCGCCTCCTCTACAGTAATTTTTCCTGTCTCATAATCTTTTTTACTTTTTTGAGATAACGCGTCTGCCTGCATGTCCTCTCGTATTCATATTTATATTCAGGTTTCACGTTGCCGTCATCATCAAGGTACTTTTTTCTGCAATTTCACAAACAGTAATATAACCGTCAATGTCTTTCCTGAATTTCTCATCCGCCGTAAGGTCTGCCTCAGGGTCTATTCCTAAACCCTTTTGCCGTTCATGAATTTCATTACATTTTTTAAAATCTTCTTCTGTAAAATCATAATTCTTGTATCTTTCCAAGCATGATTTTACATCTTTGTCGCCGTGACAAAGAAGAAAATATCCATAGAAACTACGATAATATTGACCAGCAGGCAACTTGTGTAGATTAATATGATAATTATACCATATTTAGTTACATATTTTCAATGTTTTTGCCATGATAATCGCCATACTCTTCCACTTCTACTTCAATCGAAATTTTTCTTCGGTTCAGTCCAGACTTAAACGCAATAATGGCCGGCAGATATCAATGTTGGAGCCATATAAAAAATTGAGGCGGCTGCCTTTAAAGGCAGCCGCCAATCAATTCAGCCGACGGTTAATATCTAGAAGGAGGCAACCGCAGACTGGATGTTTTCAATTCAATGCGTTAACTGCAGATTTCAGTTTTTCTATTTGTTCACTCGACAGGTTTAGCACATCGCTGTTGCTCATACCAGTTGAGCTGTCTTCAATCAGAATCATTTTTGTATCTGGCTTAGTAATAGTGTTGTGCCACAGAGACTTAGGAATATTATAAACCTTGTTGGGCTCCATTTTTACAGCCTTGAATGTGAGGCTGTCATCAGCGCCCTCTGCGTAAACCAATGTGCAACTGCCAGCCAGCAAAACAAACAGCTCGTCTGTTTCGTTGTGGCGTTCTACGCAATCGACGTTTGCGATATCGTTTGCAGGTTTATAATTTTTTATCCCAACAGTCCATTTTTCATTTTCATAGACTCTTGACATGCCTTCGCCTGTGAATTCATATGATTCGATGGCCATTATTCATCTATCCTTTCAGTGGGTAAAAATCAATACTTAAAAGAGTGATTTGCACTTCTCAACGATAGCGTTGGCGTCGATGCCAAACTTCGCGAAAAGCTCACTCGGGGTACCCGAACGTCCAAATGTGTCGTTTACGCCGACCATTGCAAATTTCGGGTTGACTTTACCCATCATTGCTTCAGCAACTGCGCTGCCAAGGCCGCCTGCGAGCAGGTGTTCCTCAGCGGTAACAATCCTTCCGCACTTTTCAGCGTAAGCAAACAGTGTATCTTTATCAAGTGGTTTAACTGTATGCATATTAAGCACTGCTGCGTCAATTCCTTGCTCTTTGAGCATATCAGCCGCTTTCAGCGCTTCATGTGCAACTAAGCCCATTGTAACAATGCAGACATCTTTGCCGTCACGCAGTACGTTGGCTTTTCCAATTTCAAAAGGCGTGTCCTCTGTGGTAATAGCGGGTATCGGAGGGCGTGCAATACGCAGATATACCGGGCCGTCGATTGCTGCCGCTGCTTTTACAGCCTTTTTAACCTCAATCCAGTCGCAAGGCACGATAACCGTCATGCCGGGGAGAATGCGCATGAGTGCAATGTCTTCCAAGCACTGGTGGCTTCCTCCGTCCTCGCCCACGCAAAGGCCAGAATGTGAAAGCGCGATCTTTACATTTGCTTTGGAATAGCAAATTGAGTTACGCACAATCTCATATGCCCTGCCCGCGCCAAACATTGCAAAAGTGCTGGCAAAAACGGTAAGCCCGCTCTGCGCCATACCGCAGGCAATGCCCATCAGGTTCTGCTCCGCGATTCCTACATTAAAGAATCTTTCAGGAAACTCAGAAGCAAAAATGTTTGTCATTGTCGCATGCGCAAGGTCTGCGTCAAGTACGACAACATTACCATTTTCACGGCCCAGCTCTACAAGAGCCTCACCATAAGCGTTTCTTTGTGCTTTAATTTCAGCCATTTTCACGTACCTCCAACTCTGCAAGCGCAGCCTTATAATCATCCGGGCCTATTGCTTTGCCATGCCATCCAAAATTGTTTTCCATAAACGAAACGCCTTTGCCCTTGACAGTCTGCGCGATGATACATTTTGGCTGACCTTTCACCGGCTCATTCAGCGCGGCCGTTATGGCGTCGAAATCGTGTCCGTCTATTTCAATGGTTTTGAAACCGAATGCTTCAAACTTAGCTTTAAGATCGCCCAGACTCATTACGTCATCGTTAGAGCCATCTATCTGCAGGCCGTTGTGGTCGATGATAATGGTAAGGTTATCGAGCTTGTAATGAGCGGCCGCCATGGAAGCTTCCCAGACAAGGCCTTCCTGGAGTTCGCCGTCGCCCAGAAGCGCATAAACGTTGTAATCTTTTTTGCGGTATTTGCCTGCAAGAGCCATTCCGACAGCGACAGATACGCCCTGTCCGAGGGATCCTGTGCACATATCTACACCGGGAGTTTTCTTCATATCAGGATGGCCCTGAAGATGGGAATGAATCTTACGCAGGTCATTCAGATCGGATTTCGGGAAATATCCTAAATCCGCAAGAATTGCATAAAGTGTCGGGGCTGCATGGCCTTTGCTCATGATGAAACGGTCACGGTCGTCCCATTTCGGATTCTTGGGGTCAATTCTCATCTTGTTGAAATAAAGAGCTGTGAGCAGCTCCACGCAAGACAGGGACCCGCCTGGATGTCCTGATTTTGACGCGTAAAGCATTTTAATAATGTCTTGACGAAATGTTTTGGCTTTTTCCTTCAGGCAGGAATTTTCCATTTTAAGTTTTCCTCCAATTTTAATAGTTGCATTATTAGAATAAATGTCTGTGTTTTATCCTTTGACAGCGCCTGCGGTCAATCCCTGAATCAGGCTCTTTTGGACAAACATAAACATAATGCAAATCGGTAAAATAGTAATAATACCACCTGCCGTTAAGAGACCCCAGTCAATATTGAATTCACCGACAAGGAGCTTAAGGAAAACCGGAATTGTTCGTGAGGTGTTGTTGGTAAACATAACCGCATAGGTGTATTCGTTCCATGCATTAATGAAGATGTAAACGCCAGTCGCGACAATGCCCGGAACGGCAATCGGTAAGATAATCCGTACAAAAGCCTTTGGCCGGTTGCAGCCGTCAACCATCGCCGCCTCTTCCAAGGCAGACGGCAGGTCGTTGAGGAAGCCGGTCAGCATCCAGACCGAGAACGGAATTGTAAATGTTGAATAAGCGAGAATCAGCGCACCTGGAGTATACAGGATATGCAGATTGCGCATGATTGCAAACAGCGGAACCAAAAGCAGAACGCTGGGGAACATATTGATCATCAGGAAGATGGTCAAAAACGCTTTCTTTCCCTTGAACCTGTAGCGGGAAAAAGCATAAGCTGCAAGCAGCGTTGTGCATAATGTCACCAGTGTAGTGCAAGCGGCTACCAAAAAGCTGTTACGCAGACAGATTAAGTAGTCTGACTGAGTAAACAATTTAATATAGTTGCTAAATGATACACTATGAGGCCAATATGTGAGCTGAAAGATTTCTTTCGGGGTTTTGATGGACGTTATTAGCGTCCAATAAAACGGGAAAAGCGTAAATATAAGAATTAAAGTGAGGGGTATAAAGAACAAAAATATTTTTGAGAGTACACTTTCTTTTTTCATTGCAGCACCCATCCAGTCTGACGCTACTCAGCGTCTTTAAAAAAGTTTTTCAGGTAGAAAAATTCGACAATCATCAATAACAGGGTTAGCATAATGGAAAGAGTCGAAGCTATGCCAAAATCGAGTGTACCGTACGCTTTCTTGAAAGCATAAACACTTAACGTATGGGTTGAATAGCCGGGGCCGCCACCAGTCATCGAGAAGATAACATCAATAGAATTTGCTACCCATATAATGCGAAGCATTGTTGTTACGAAGATTGTGTTTTTCATAGACGGAATCGTTATGTTAAACAGCTTGCGAATGCGGGAGCAACCGTCAACATCCGCAGCTTCGTACAATTCATTTGGAATTGCCTGTAAACCAGCCAAGAGCATAATTGCAAAGAAAGGTATACCCTGCCAGACTATCGTGACAATTACTGAAGGCAGAGCCGTACTTGGATTTGCCAGGAAGGGAATGAATTTATTTATTATTCCGAGTTTATGCAAAACGTCATTAATGACACCGTAATTGCCATCATACATCCAGCTCCACATCAAACCAATCAGGACGCCCGGTGTGACCCACGGAACAAGCACTGTAGCTCTTATAGCGCCTCTTGCGTGGAAGCTGGTGTTAAGAATAAGCGCAAGTATAAATCCGAAAATAAACTGAAAACCAACACCAAATACAACCCAGATTACCGTATTTAACAATGACTGATAAAACAGTGAATCGGTCAAAACGGTGATGTAATTTTTAAATCCGACAAATCCCCGCACTCCGGGAATCATCAGATTATAGTTTTGGAAGCTCATCCCTATTGAATTTAACACAGGATAAGCTACAACGAGCAGTACAAACAATACCGCCGGCATGATTAATAAATATGGGGCCCAATGGATTTTCTTCTTCATAACTAACCACGCAATCTTTTTTTTCAAGGGTGCCCGCAAGCCTTTGCAGGCACCCCTGAATTTAGGTTTTTTCTTATTGAATTCTGTTAGCAATCAAGCCTGACCCTTTAGCTGCGCATCAAGTTGTTTTACAGCTTCTTCTGCTGAAATCTTGCCCATTAGAGCCTGCTGCATAACTGGTGCCCAGACATTGTTGACCCAGTTTGCTGTTGTCGGCAGGATCGGGAAGATACCTGCATAAGACTGGCTTTCCATTGAGACTTTCATGAACTTGTTATCTTTAAATTCTGCAGCCTCGGCCACAGAGCTGACAACCGGCAGATTGCCTGTTGCAAGGTCCCATTTCTTAACCGCATCGGCTGAAGCAAGGTATTCAACCCATTTGATAGCTGCATCCTGATGCTTGGTTGATGCAATTACAACGTTCTCTGTGTCACCCATTGAAGTCCACTGTCCGCCGGGACCCTTCGGTACTGGGAACGCGTCTACATCATCGCCGTTTGCTTTGACCATGTCGACAGAGGAACCAATGTGATGGATAAACATAGCGATCTGGCCATTGTTAAACATTGTCTTGAGCTCAGCAAGGCCATCGTTTACAGCAGTCTTAGGCGCATAACCGTTCTTATAGAGATCAATGAATACCTGAGTACCTTTAACTGTTTCGGGACTATTGAGTATGACTTTGTTATTTTCGTCGGTAAATCTTCCGCCGTAAGCTTGGATGAAGCTGCCCCACGGTTCCTGACCGCCGGAAGCGCCGCGCAGGCCGAAACCATAAACTTTCTTGCCGTTTATAGTGGTGGTGCATTTCTTAATATCTTCAATGAACTCATCAAAAGTTTTCGGTACTGAATCGATTCCGACCGCTTTGAAATAGGAAGGCCTGTAGTAGACATAAAGCACCTGCCATGTCCACGGCATTGTGTAAATCTTTCCGCCGCCGGCTTCTTTCATCTTGTCCCAGAGCATAGGCAAGATTTCAGATTTTCCTTCCCATTTATCTACTGCATCGTCTAACGCGAGAAGGTAATTGTTTTGAGTGTAGGCAGGAGTCCATGTCAGCTTGAACGATGCTGTATCAGGTCCGCCTCCTCCGGCCAACGCAGTTGTCAGCGTGTTGCTGAAATCAGAATAAGCGTAGGTTTGCATTTTTACTGTAATGTTTGGATACTTGGAATGGAAATCATCTGCGATTTTGTTCATGGTTTGCATGTAATCTGCAGAGTCAACCCATAGCCAGTGTGTGATAGTAACCGGTGTATTATCGTTAGATGAGGCAGCATTATTCGATGAGGTCTTGCTGCCACAGCCAACGAAAGAACCGGCAACAATCACTGCTGCCAGAGCGGCAGATAATGCTCTTACGAACTTTACCATTACTCATTCTCCTTTCTAGATTTTTTATTCATTAAAATGTCATCGATGCTCTGCATAAGATGACATTTTAAAGCTTCCCTTGCGCCTTCAGCATCCCTGTTTTTTATTGCATTAAATACTTCTTCATGAAACTTTATTGCTTTCGCAAAACTATCCCGCGAATTAACTGTTTTCTCATAACCTGCTTTAATCGAATCATTGATAATCGGTATGATGCGGAAGATAACCTCGTTCTTTGTCGCTTCTGCGATGGCGTTGTGGAAGGCCATATCAACTTCTGTATGATTCTGATTGAGTTCAAGTACTTTATGTGCTTCATTTATATTATTTTGAAGTTTTATGAGATTATCCTCAGTAGCGCGCTCAGCAGCTAAAAAGGCTATATTGGGTT
This DNA window, taken from [Clostridium] cellulosi, encodes the following:
- a CDS encoding putative transketolase N-terminal section (High confidence in function and specificity), which translates into the protein MENSCLKEKAKTFRQDIIKMLYASKSGHPGGSLSCVELLTALYFNKMRIDPKNPKWDDRDRFIMSKGHAAPTLYAILADLGYFPKSDLNDLRKIHSHLQGHPDMKKTPGVDMCTGSLGQGVSVAVGMALAGKYRKKDYNVYALLGDGELQEGLVWEASMAAAHYKLDNLTIIIDHNGLQIDGSNDDVMSLGDLKAKFEAFGFKTIEIDGHDFDAITAALNEPVKGQPKCIIAQTVKGKGVSFMENNFGWHGKAIGPDDYKAALAELEVRENG
- a CDS encoding hypothetical protein (High confidence in function and specificity) is translated as MKKESVLSKIFLFFIPLTLILIFTLFPFYWTLITSIKTPKEIFQLTYWPHSVSFSNYIKLFTQSDYLICLRNSFLVAACTTLVTLCTTLLAAYAFSRYRFKGKKAFLTIFLMINMFPSVLLLVPLFAIMRNLHILYTPGALILAYSTFTIPFSVWMLTGFLNDLPSALEEAAMVDGCNRPKAFVRIILPIAVPGIVATGVYIFINAWNEYTYAVMFTNNTSRTIPVFLKLLVGEFNIDWGLLTAGGIITILPICIMFMFVQKSLIQGLTAGAVKG
- a CDS encoding GntR family transcriptional regulator (High confidence in function and specificity); protein product: MGLEDIEKISETLTGSIRANRSDYPQEIAARIKTLIAERYYNPGDVLPSESKLSKIFGCGRSSVREAIKILIAENVIEIKKGIGTFVVEKPGLQKDPLGLRLIDSNRVLENLMETRLLIEPNIAFLAAERATEDNLIKLQNNINEAHKVLELNQNHTEVDMAFHNAIAEATKNEVIFRIIPIINDSIKAGYEKTVNSRDSFAKAIKFHEEVFNAIKNRDAEGAREALKCHLMQSIDDILMNKKSRKENE
- a CDS encoding ABC transporter permease (High confidence in function and specificity), translating into MLTEFNKKKPKFRGACKGLRAPLKKKIAWLVMKKKIHWAPYLLIMPAVLFVLLVVAYPVLNSIGMSFQNYNLMIPGVRGFVGFKNYITVLTDSLFYQSLLNTVIWVVFGVGFQFIFGFILALILNTSFHARGAIRATVLVPWVTPGVLIGLMWSWMYDGNYGVINDVLHKLGIINKFIPFLANPSTALPSVIVTIVWQGIPFFAIMLLAGLQAIPNELYEAADVDGCSRIRKLFNITIPSMKNTIFVTTMLRIIWVANSIDVIFSMTGGGPGYSTHTLSVYAFKKAYGTLDFGIASTLSIMLTLLLMIVEFFYLKNFFKDAE
- a CDS encoding hypothetical protein (High confidence in function and specificity), producing the protein MVKFVRALSAALAAVIVAGSFVGCGSKTSSNNAASSNDNTPVTITHWLWVDSADYMQTMNKIADDFHSKYPNITVKMQTYAYSDFSNTLTTALAGGGGPDTASFKLTWTPAYTQNNYLLALDDAVDKWEGKSEILPMLWDKMKEAGGGKIYTMPWTWQVLYVYYRPSYFKAVGIDSVPKTFDEFIEDIKKCTTTINGKKVYGFGLRGASGGQEPWGSFIQAYGGRFTDENNKVILNSPETVKGTQVFIDLYKNGYAPKTAVNDGLAELKTMFNNGQIAMFIHHIGSSVDMVKANGDDVDAFPVPKGPGGQWTSMGDTENVVIASTKHQDAAIKWVEYLASADAVKKWDLATGNLPVVSSVAEAAEFKDNKFMKVSMESQSYAGIFPILPTTANWVNNVWAPVMQQALMGKISAEEAVKQLDAQLKGQA